Proteins from a single region of Fodinibius sp. Rm-B-1B1-1:
- the sprA gene encoding cell surface protein SprA produces the protein MAQIQADSVGRTESRPDTLAKVYPLPAVSYPFLNMPPKLFYIPLQQEQTYVQRDSLGTYSSQRFLYEMPVASSYVMDFEEYAEESKRRHLKNNWQLLIQEQESRSQQREGLLDFNLDIPGGEESAFTTIFGKPEVNLRINGTANMNVGASIQTTENPEIPEDQRRQIDPTFEQNLKLNIQGTIGDKLSIQTDWDTERDFDFMNRLSIVYDGYDDEILQRLELGNVSMQTGNSLVRGGSALFGIKSVAQIGSLKLTSVLSQQEGDNQTETITGGAQEREISIRPGDYESDRHFFLDFFTRQEFEDNVSNPQQQGQALQLTEINVWVLREASQSQEGERQAIALGELGVVQNPDSTYLPPDEEQDRFDEATLDQYRDPAEGVSAGSFGVSSSSFVEGYFVPLQEGADYQLNRNLGYLSIKRNLGSRQALAVSFKYRNPQTGGTISVGDVSQGGNERIYLKLLRPQTVTTSNILWELMMKNVYSLGANNLTQDGLDLDIKYTEQNVPSSSLPQRDAILLQDLGLDRVDQQGALNPDNKIDFSTSVLEPSTGTIIFPYLEPFGDRIQTLLSETGLDQTRINDLTFDELYDEKKVNANQSSKNSFYRIEGTSKGSISSSYSLGYSLVEGSVKVFANGRELQEGTDYAVDYSIGSITILNEQYLRQGQEIKIEYENNQLTQIGKKSFTGLRAEYEFTDNITLGSTYFNLKERPLQDKIRIGDEPVNNSVVGVDANAYFDAPWLTRLIDQVPLLQTKENSNFSLSGEFAHLRPDVSQTSAVNDAIEQNRLFEDERNGLSFIDDFEGSDIGLSFMNPSRWNLAAAPAAVPGYGPDEVFFEDNPPENPSTNIADKIARSDLRGTFAWYAIPQNIDQILGGVNFTPETEQVKVTDVFPNRDVLTEENFINTLDVHFDPTQRGPYNYNENLRTLLEDEPERTWSGMTTTLPSGQEDLTQNNIEFLEFWVQSVLPNGRTPTAQDLQDYDGKMYIDIGVVSEDVVPNFKTNTEDGLVRRPQDLQEDNISGQSRSYIPSPLPSPEGQFANDTRELSDVGLDGAPNEGGIDNKNEQNLFSEFIDAMASAYGAGTENYRDIVDDPSNDDYVYYGESEVAGQELQERFSRMYGYHDGNTPPNEGDKQAVTNKPDTEGLITPSIVEQNNAYFQYEIDWNPADFSDLEPGSEGTFIVDKVDGPNQQDRWYQVRLPLKEWVRKVGGIENFQNVSYIRVWLSGYEKPFTLRFATFELVGSQWRPAENVDQEQGTTQGEFNISSVNIEENSQRSPIPYRQPEGAIRAVNRDRQRQTIANEQSIVMNIENLGPGELKMMKRVYPGGLNMINYSNVRMFIHGEGYDNRGDAELVVRFGTDLTNNYYEYRQPLSPSDPNYPYSTKQLSEMSEAEREMEAEQVWLYEENSMNILLRAFNELKQLRDQQGVDGNTVFERGDLLQDAPSGAVIGIKGNPSLDRVGEIGMGIQNPFDPQNPDEGGISSLNGQFWFNELRVSGFDNKSGWAANAKAEVKMADFATFNANFNRETDGFGALNSRLGQRRMSNVEAYDLNSTVNMHKFIPDRFGWNIPVSLSTRRSLSTPRYLPNQGDVRLSEFENAVNARDDITESQKQQIIDQRIRESQTFTESYSINLSNLSKSRSEWNLAEYTLDKTTINYVYNLTERRNPQYLQQDNWNYSGSVRYNYNFTETKIFRPFGFLGDVPLLHPLAGVRLGYTPASINASAGIDREYDEQLRRTTNMDRDNSLQQSHSFTYDTEFGFGYNLTPAVKTTFRSRTVFDLSRAGISPSDPGDPMADSTRYDVRPSFDVLNDVVFDTLSSRRSNYQESYTAGWQPRLNKVSALSWVNYSANYSGGYQWRNSPRGSDLGANVSNNFSLSQTLDFNISNLLSGMEWYRQMQSDAGNSRSTSADTMDSELGIDFAAIGKKAARAVLSIQSLDFSFNISQSSLQSGYAGTSPLYDMFGRSSGEYSPPFSYRTGLANEIGLDRLIDNPSETSSLQLPSNKNLTDDLTVRSRLQPFNNLSVDLSWNSKWNESTSSTITIDPNQNQSSVQSQNGSISSSIWAFGRGYEAFFKKQLSTAFDDIRNTTTITDSTGNADGRTVLGRTALQEDFRQSYLALNQGAIGDRNFTPFPLPGWRITWTGLEQFIPYLGNFISRASISHNYSGTYRLGWIFNEDQSFSDISLGAYSVTNQRPEYEPNSINIEKRFSPLVGLNLTWESNLRTNVQYEQSKVTSLALSNSTVIERYSKGLKLTFAYTIRNFKIPFFKRLDNAVDITLNGSYIEDEEKKFELDSDLAEALSAGPDDIVKDPDRAQFSGTTTGGQARINGSAVVGYQFSQMIQANFEYNYNKLLPKTSGVYGRTDHDIRFNIVVSIRSN, from the coding sequence TCAATGCAGACGGGCAATTCGCTGGTGCGTGGGGGGAGTGCGCTTTTTGGAATTAAATCGGTTGCACAGATTGGGTCATTGAAGTTGACGTCGGTCTTATCTCAACAAGAGGGTGACAACCAAACAGAAACAATTACGGGTGGAGCACAGGAGCGGGAAATTTCCATTCGTCCGGGAGATTATGAATCCGATCGGCACTTTTTTCTGGACTTCTTTACGCGACAGGAATTCGAGGATAATGTTTCTAATCCTCAGCAGCAGGGGCAGGCCTTACAGCTTACTGAGATAAATGTGTGGGTGCTACGTGAAGCTTCGCAATCGCAGGAAGGGGAACGACAGGCTATAGCCTTGGGCGAACTTGGGGTCGTGCAAAATCCGGACAGCACCTATTTGCCACCTGACGAAGAGCAGGACCGTTTTGATGAGGCTACTCTCGACCAGTATCGCGATCCGGCCGAGGGGGTTTCAGCCGGTAGTTTTGGCGTTAGTTCGTCTTCTTTTGTTGAGGGATATTTTGTTCCATTGCAAGAGGGGGCAGATTACCAATTGAACAGGAATCTCGGGTATTTGTCTATAAAACGGAATTTGGGATCGCGGCAGGCGTTAGCGGTATCATTCAAATATCGCAATCCCCAGACGGGGGGAACGATAAGCGTAGGAGATGTGAGTCAGGGTGGTAACGAACGCATTTATTTAAAACTATTGCGTCCTCAAACGGTGACAACAAGCAATATTTTGTGGGAACTGATGATGAAAAATGTATACTCGCTGGGGGCCAATAATTTGACGCAAGATGGATTGGATTTGGATATAAAGTATACCGAGCAGAATGTACCGAGTAGCTCATTACCCCAACGCGACGCTATTTTATTGCAGGATTTGGGACTTGATCGTGTTGACCAGCAAGGGGCGCTCAACCCTGACAATAAAATCGATTTTAGCACTTCGGTATTGGAACCTTCAACAGGGACAATCATCTTTCCGTATTTGGAACCCTTCGGGGATCGCATTCAAACGCTGCTTTCCGAAACCGGGCTTGATCAAACGAGGATTAATGATCTTACGTTTGATGAGCTTTACGATGAGAAAAAGGTAAATGCCAATCAAAGTTCAAAGAATAGTTTTTATAGAATTGAGGGTACCTCAAAGGGGAGTATTTCATCGAGTTATTCACTTGGATATTCGTTGGTGGAAGGATCAGTTAAGGTTTTTGCTAACGGTCGGGAACTGCAGGAGGGGACTGATTATGCTGTGGATTATTCGATCGGGAGTATTACGATTTTAAATGAGCAGTATCTGCGCCAGGGACAGGAGATCAAAATTGAATATGAAAACAATCAGCTCACTCAAATTGGGAAAAAGAGTTTTACAGGACTTAGGGCAGAGTACGAGTTTACTGATAATATTACGTTGGGCAGCACTTATTTTAATTTGAAAGAGCGTCCACTGCAAGATAAAATTCGTATTGGCGATGAACCGGTGAACAATTCCGTTGTTGGGGTCGATGCCAATGCCTATTTCGATGCGCCTTGGCTAACGCGTCTTATTGATCAGGTGCCCTTACTGCAAACCAAGGAAAATTCAAATTTTTCGTTGAGCGGTGAATTTGCTCATCTGCGTCCCGATGTATCGCAGACCAGTGCAGTAAATGATGCCATTGAACAGAATCGTCTCTTTGAGGACGAGCGAAATGGGTTGTCGTTTATTGATGATTTTGAGGGTTCGGATATTGGACTCAGTTTTATGAACCCATCACGCTGGAATTTAGCGGCTGCACCGGCTGCCGTACCGGGTTACGGGCCTGATGAGGTGTTTTTTGAAGATAATCCGCCTGAAAATCCCTCAACTAATATTGCCGATAAAATTGCCCGCTCTGATTTGCGAGGTACTTTTGCCTGGTATGCTATCCCTCAAAATATTGATCAAATTTTGGGTGGCGTTAACTTTACGCCCGAAACGGAACAGGTGAAAGTTACGGATGTATTTCCCAATCGCGATGTGTTGACTGAGGAGAATTTTATCAACACGCTGGATGTCCATTTTGATCCTACCCAGCGCGGGCCGTATAACTATAATGAAAATCTCCGAACGTTGCTCGAAGATGAGCCCGAGCGTACCTGGAGTGGGATGACGACAACACTCCCTTCTGGGCAAGAAGATTTGACGCAAAATAATATTGAGTTTCTTGAATTTTGGGTGCAGTCGGTATTACCAAATGGTCGTACTCCTACAGCGCAAGACCTACAAGATTATGACGGCAAAATGTATATCGATATTGGTGTTGTTTCGGAAGATGTAGTACCAAACTTCAAAACCAATACTGAGGATGGGTTGGTTCGTCGGCCGCAGGATTTGCAGGAAGATAATATTAGTGGTCAGTCACGGTCATATATTCCATCCCCACTGCCTTCACCAGAGGGACAGTTTGCAAATGATACGCGAGAGCTATCGGATGTGGGACTGGATGGTGCGCCTAACGAAGGGGGGATCGATAATAAGAATGAGCAGAACTTATTCTCTGAATTTATTGATGCGATGGCCTCAGCCTATGGTGCAGGGACTGAAAATTATCGGGACATTGTCGATGATCCATCGAATGATGATTATGTGTATTACGGTGAGAGCGAGGTAGCGGGCCAAGAGCTTCAGGAACGGTTTTCTCGGATGTATGGTTACCACGATGGGAATACTCCTCCCAATGAGGGTGATAAGCAGGCGGTAACGAACAAGCCCGATACCGAGGGCTTGATTACGCCTTCCATCGTTGAGCAAAATAACGCTTACTTTCAGTACGAAATTGATTGGAACCCTGCCGACTTTTCTGATCTCGAACCCGGTTCTGAGGGGACTTTTATTGTGGATAAAGTGGACGGCCCTAATCAGCAGGACCGCTGGTATCAAGTTCGTTTACCTCTTAAGGAATGGGTGCGCAAGGTAGGTGGAATCGAAAACTTTCAGAATGTTTCATACATCAGGGTATGGCTTTCTGGTTATGAGAAGCCATTTACACTTCGTTTTGCAACTTTTGAGTTAGTAGGAAGTCAGTGGCGTCCGGCCGAAAATGTAGACCAAGAGCAGGGGACTACACAGGGAGAGTTTAATATTTCGTCGGTTAATATTGAAGAAAACAGCCAGCGTAGTCCTATTCCATATCGTCAGCCAGAGGGTGCTATTCGTGCGGTCAATCGCGATCGTCAGCGCCAAACTATTGCCAATGAGCAATCCATTGTGATGAATATTGAAAACCTGGGACCGGGTGAGCTCAAGATGATGAAGCGGGTATATCCCGGTGGATTAAATATGATCAACTATTCCAACGTGCGTATGTTTATCCACGGTGAAGGATATGATAACCGTGGTGATGCGGAGTTGGTGGTGCGCTTTGGTACTGATCTCACGAACAATTATTACGAGTATCGTCAGCCTCTTTCGCCTTCCGATCCCAATTATCCATACAGCACAAAGCAACTGAGTGAGATGAGTGAAGCCGAGCGGGAAATGGAAGCTGAGCAGGTGTGGCTGTACGAAGAAAACAGTATGAATATTTTGCTGCGTGCTTTTAATGAGCTCAAGCAGTTACGTGATCAGCAGGGTGTAGATGGCAATACTGTTTTTGAGCGCGGCGATTTGTTGCAGGATGCGCCCTCTGGAGCTGTTATCGGGATCAAGGGGAATCCTTCTCTTGATCGGGTGGGTGAAATAGGGATGGGAATTCAAAATCCTTTTGACCCACAAAATCCCGATGAGGGAGGCATTTCTTCATTGAATGGACAGTTTTGGTTTAATGAGCTTCGGGTATCGGGATTTGATAATAAATCGGGCTGGGCAGCGAATGCAAAGGCCGAGGTGAAAATGGCAGATTTTGCTACTTTTAATGCCAACTTTAATCGCGAAACGGATGGTTTTGGGGCACTAAATTCGCGATTGGGACAGCGTCGAATGTCGAATGTAGAGGCATATGATCTTAACTCAACGGTGAATATGCACAAGTTTATTCCCGATCGGTTTGGGTGGAATATTCCTGTGTCGTTGTCAACTCGTCGTTCATTGTCAACGCCACGATATCTGCCAAACCAAGGTGATGTTCGTTTGTCCGAGTTTGAGAATGCGGTAAATGCCCGTGATGATATCACTGAATCCCAAAAACAACAGATTATCGACCAGCGTATCCGCGAAAGTCAGACATTTACCGAAAGTTATTCTATTAACTTATCTAATTTATCAAAATCCAGATCTGAGTGGAATTTAGCCGAATATACGCTGGATAAAACGACGATCAATTATGTATATAATCTTACCGAGCGTAGAAATCCCCAATACCTACAGCAAGATAATTGGAATTACAGTGGCTCGGTACGATACAACTATAATTTTACTGAAACCAAAATATTTCGCCCCTTCGGATTTTTGGGGGATGTTCCTCTGTTGCATCCGTTAGCAGGTGTTCGGTTAGGATATACGCCGGCCTCGATTAATGCTTCAGCGGGAATTGATCGTGAATATGATGAGCAGCTGCGTAGGACGACCAATATGGATCGGGATAATTCTTTGCAACAGTCGCACAGCTTTACCTATGATACGGAGTTTGGCTTTGGATATAATCTGACGCCGGCTGTAAAAACTACATTTCGGTCGCGTACGGTATTTGATTTATCCAGAGCGGGCATATCCCCATCTGATCCGGGGGATCCGATGGCTGATTCCACGCGATATGATGTGCGGCCGTCTTTTGATGTACTCAATGATGTTGTTTTTGATACGCTTTCTTCGCGGCGTAGCAACTACCAGGAATCATATACGGCCGGCTGGCAGCCTCGATTAAACAAGGTTAGTGCCTTGAGCTGGGTGAATTATTCGGCAAACTATAGTGGGGGTTATCAGTGGCGAAATAGTCCGCGAGGATCGGATTTAGGAGCCAATGTATCCAACAACTTTTCGCTGAGCCAAACGCTCGATTTCAATATTAGTAATCTGTTGAGTGGTATGGAGTGGTATCGTCAAATGCAGAGTGATGCCGGCAATAGCAGAAGCACTTCGGCCGATACGATGGATAGTGAGCTGGGGATCGACTTTGCTGCTATTGGCAAGAAAGCTGCCAGAGCGGTATTGAGTATCCAGTCGTTAGATTTTTCCTTTAATATTTCACAAAGCTCACTACAGAGTGGATATGCAGGCACATCACCCTTGTATGATATGTTTGGACGAAGCAGTGGAGAGTATTCACCGCCGTTTTCGTATCGCACAGGACTGGCCAACGAAATAGGCTTAGACCGATTAATTGATAACCCCAGCGAGACGTCGTCTTTGCAACTGCCTTCAAATAAAAATCTCACGGATGATCTTACGGTACGATCACGCCTACAACCTTTTAATAATTTGAGTGTTGATCTATCTTGGAATTCCAAGTGGAATGAAAGTACTTCAAGCACTATCACTATTGATCCCAATCAAAACCAAAGTAGCGTACAATCTCAAAATGGATCTATTTCATCAAGTATCTGGGCATTTGGCAGGGGCTACGAAGCGTTTTTCAAGAAGCAATTAAGCACTGCTTTTGATGATATTCGAAACACGACGACGATTACGGATTCGACCGGTAATGCTGATGGTCGAACGGTTCTGGGGCGTACAGCTTTGCAAGAAGACTTCCGGCAGTCATATTTGGCTTTGAACCAGGGAGCCATTGGTGATCGAAATTTTACCCCCTTTCCGCTGCCGGGCTGGCGGATTACGTGGACAGGTTTGGAACAATTTATTCCTTATTTAGGCAACTTTATATCTCGTGCCTCGATTTCTCATAATTATAGTGGGACTTACCGCTTGGGATGGATTTTTAATGAAGATCAAAGTTTTTCTGATATCTCGTTGGGTGCGTATTCAGTAACCAATCAGCGGCCGGAATATGAGCCGAACAGTATTAATATTGAGAAACGGTTTAGTCCGCTTGTAGGGCTAAATTTGACCTGGGAATCTAACTTGCGGACGAATGTGCAATATGAGCAGAGTAAGGTAACGAGCTTAGCACTATCAAACTCCACGGTGATTGAGCGGTATTCAAAGGGTTTGAAACTGACCTTTGCCTACACTATCCGCAATTTCAAGATTCCATTCTTTAAGCGTCTTGATAATGCTGTAGATATCACCTTGAATGGCAGCTATATCGAAGATGAAGAGAAAAAATTTGAGCTCGATTCTGACCTGGCTGAAGCATTGTCAGCCGGCCCGGATGATATTGTCAAAGATCCTGACCGAGCCCAGTTTTCGGGTACCACAACGGGTGGACAGGCACGTATCAATGGTTCAGCGGTAGTGGGCTACCAGTTTTCGCAGATGATTCAGGCCAACTTTGAGTATAATTACAATAAATTGTTGCCCAAAACATCTGGAGTATATGGGCGTACCGACCACGATATCCGGTTTAATATTGTGGTGTCTATTCGTTCGAATTAG